Below is a genomic region from Spirosoma radiotolerans.
ATTTCCATGACAATCATATTATTTTCTAATGACGTTAATTCGTCGGGTTTAGTTTCGCCATGAAGCAGGTGGGCAAAGTAGGCAAAGGGGTCAGCAGCAGGGGCATCGGCCTGAGTGGCTTCGGCGGGTTGTTCGCTTTTATCGTCTTTCAGGCGGATGCGCATTTTGGTGCCATCAACGGTGAAGACGTAGCCGGTCTGGCCGTAAACTTCCATATCTTTTCGTCCGAAAGGCCAGTTCCATGAACCCTGAATGATCGTCTGGGTTTTGGGATACGTCAGAATGATTGTTCCTTCATCGTCTACTTTTGGGTAGATATCCGGTTTGATCTGCTGCGTCACGGCTAAAACGGACAACGGCCGCTGGTTATGCATGAGCCAGGTTGACAGATTAGCGCCGTAACAGCCAAAATCGAACAGTGCACCAGCGCCGTTTGTAACGGGATCGGTTAGCCAATCCAGAAATTCTTTACTGACGCCAATCTCTTTGGGCCCCTGGTGGCCATCGTGAACAACAATTTTCCGTACATCACCAATCGACTTGTCGGTATTGGCAAGGGCATAGGCTTTGTGGTTGCTGCCGTACCAGGTTGTTTCGTAATTCGTCAGAAGTTGAATAGTATGTTTTTTTGCCAGTGCTTCCATCTGTTTGGCATCGGCAAAGGTTGTCGCCAGTGGTTTTTCAACCATCACATGAATACCACGAGGAGCACATATGGCAACCGTTTTTTTATGATCGACAATTGGTCCAAAGTCTGTCACGGCTTCCGGCTTCGTTTTGTCGAGCATTTCGGCCACCGTAGGATAAACCAGACTCATGCTGAACCCATGTCGTTTGGCGAGCTTTTCGGCTAACTCCCGATTGGGTTCAGCCATCCCGACAATTTCAATGTCGGTCTGCCCTGATTTTCCAAAGGCTTTGTTCAGAATGCCGTGCACATGGTCATGCGCCATACCCGCTATACCCACTCGAAGAGGTTTTTTGGGTGTTTGGGCATGAACCAACTGGGTCATCAGAAAGAGGGCAAAAAGGACAGATATGCGTAGCATAAAGGATACGTTTAGGCTTGATTATACCTTCTCCTTAACTACTTCGGCTGACTTTTCTACTGCCTGGGTAAAATCTTCGATTAAATCGTCAATGTCTTCCAAACCAACCGAAATCCGAATCAGGCCCGGTGTAATGCCCAGAGCAGCTTTTTCGTCGGGTTTCAGCTTGGCGTGCGTGGTTGTATTCGGGTTGGTAACAATCGTGCGGGAATCACCTAGGTTGGAGGAAAGCGTCGGAATCGTCAGGGCTTCAAAGAACGCATTTACCCGATCAAAACCACCTTCCAGTTCAATCGTGACAATGGCTCCGCCCGCACTCATCTGCCGTTTGGCCAGGTCATATTGAGGATGGGAAGGCAGAAACGGATACAATACCCGCTCCACGTCGGTGTGGGTATCCAGTGCTTCGGCCAGTTGCAGCGCATTGCGGCAATGGCGCTCCATCCGCAGGTCCAATGTCTCCAGGCTTTTGGATAAAACCCAGGCGTTGAACGGCGACATGGCAGGCCCCGTATGCCGCGCAAAGAACCGAATGGACTGAATCAGGTCAGCGCGGCCAACCACAATACCGCCCAGTACGCGCCCCTGTCCATCCATGTATTTCGTTGCCGAATGCACCGACAAATCGGCTCCAAAGTCGATGGGTGTTTGCAGAATGGGCGTGGCAAAACAGTTATCGACGTTTAAAATAAAGCCGTATTTCTGTTTCAGGCGTCCCAGCATCTCCAGATCGACAAGTTCCAGACCGGGATTCGAGGGCGTTTCCAGATACACCATGCGGGCGGCTGGCCGGTCTGCGTTCGGCTGTATGGCCGCTTCCCAATCTGCTTCCGACGCGCTGGCATCTACGTAGGTATGAGTGATGCCCCATTTGCTCAGAATCTGGGTGATGATCTGGTGAGCTGAGCCAAACAAAGCCCGACAAGCGACTATGTGATCACCGGATTTCAACAAACCGGCCATACTCGCAAAGACAGCGGCCATGCCCGTTGCCGTGGCAATACCATCTTCGGCATTTTCCAGCATGCATACCTTATCGACAAACTCCGTCACGTTGGGATTTGAGAAACGGGAGTAAATATTACCCGCTTCAGTTTCGTCAAATAAAGCTTTCCCCTGTTCGGCACTTTCGAAGGCGAAGCTGGAGGTTAAGTACAGCGGCACGGAGTGTTCGCGATTCTGCGATTTCTCCGCCTGAATCCGAATGGCTTTGGTTTGTTTTCTCATATTATGTGGGGTGTCGATTTCTTCAAAACCGGCACTTGCTCAATTTATTACGGGTCGGTTTCTTCAAGCCGACAGCCCATCCAACACTAAAAGAACTTAATAATCTTACGCAAACTTACGAGGATTACCACAATTCCGACCAGAATCATCATTGTTTTGACCGGTAGTTTCTGGGCTAAACGGGCGGCAATCGGCGCGGCTATCATACCGCCCAGAATGAGGCCCAGAATGACCATACCGTAGTTATCCAGCCCGGCATATAAGGCGAACACAACCGATGAAGCGAACGAAACAAAGAACTCCGCCAGGTTAACCGAGCCAATCGTATAACGGGGATGCCGACCCGAGGCAATCAGGGTCGAGTTGACGATCGGGCCCCAGCCACCACCACCAATGGCATCGACAAACCCACCGAACCAGGCCAGCAACCCAATTTGGCGAACGGGCTTCTTCTTGGTTTGTTTCGCCAGGGCTTTCTTTAAAATCAGAATACCCAGAATGGCGGTGTATACCGAAATGGCCGGACTCAAATAAGTCGCTACTACCTCCATATCGGCCAGTTTGGTAATTAAAAAGGCACCCAGCGCAGCGCCGATAACACCCGGTATCAGGACAATTTTGAACAGCCGGCTGTTTACATTACCAAACTTAAGGTGCATATATCCCGATACACCGCTGGTGAAAATCTCGGAGCTGTGAACGCTGGCCGTGGCAAACAGGGGGCTTATACCTACGCTCGTCAAAAAGGTGGTAGCGGTTACACCATAAGCCATTCCCAGAGCACCGTCGATCATTTGGGCAACGAAGCCAGCCATTATAAAATAAAAAATCTGGGGCGTCACGTCAATGGAGCTCGCCAGCAAGGTCAGCCGATCCAGCGTAAAATAGCTGAACAGGAGGTGGCCAACCACCATCAGAGCGAGGGCAGAAAAAATATAAATCGCAATTTCGGTGCGATTTCGCCGGCGAAGTAAGGGTTGGGTCGCACTGGTTTGCACGTTTGCCGTTGGAAAGGCTGCCCGTACAGCGTCCGCCTGAGCAGGTGCATTCTCGCCCTGGATAGTGATAGTCAGCCCATTAAGGTTCAATATCGGTTGTGCTGTTAGGCTCGAGTCGTTGGCTAGTTCGGCTCCGGAGACTATCGGTGGTTGCATAAGGTATAAATTCTATCGAGTTTGTAGATTATTCTACTTATGAAAAACGGCACAATGAAGTGCCGCTCGCTAAGCCGTTGACCAATCCGTATTATCCGCTGGATGCTGGTTGATCGTGCGACAAAGGTACGGAAATCAAGCGGATAGATGCAAATACGAGACCAAAGAGCTTACATTCCCCGCAGGATTTCCGCTAGTAGAATACCCAAGTATGTACCCATTGCGTTACCAAGCGTGCCGACCAGTACGGCAGGTAGTTGCAAATCCGGGCGGTTGAGGCTCTTGGCAAGGGCCAGCGCAGACGTGGCTCCGCCAATATTTGCCTGCGATGCGATGCCCAATAAATCCCAATCCTGTTTGGCGAGTGCCCCGATGCCAAAAACAATCAGGGCGTGGATGAAGACCAGGGTCAAAATCATGCCGAAGAGAATAATGGCCAGTCGACCGTCGTGGAGCAGAGTCGCGATGTCGCAGTAAGCGCCGATAACCGCTAGAAAAACATAGATGCCGAACAGCCCCAATAATCGGCTCCCGCGTAGCTTATTTACGACTCTGAATTGAGCCAGTGCCAGAGCAATAGTCGTCAGGATAAGCACGAAAGGAACGGCTGGCACCAACGTAGCCAGTTGTTTTGAGAGAAAAATGGAGCCAAAGCCCAGGGTAAGCAGTAA
It encodes:
- a CDS encoding Gfo/Idh/MocA family protein: MLRISVLFALFLMTQLVHAQTPKKPLRVGIAGMAHDHVHGILNKAFGKSGQTDIEIVGMAEPNRELAEKLAKRHGFSMSLVYPTVAEMLDKTKPEAVTDFGPIVDHKKTVAICAPRGIHVMVEKPLATTFADAKQMEALAKKHTIQLLTNYETTWYGSNHKAYALANTDKSIGDVRKIVVHDGHQGPKEIGVSKEFLDWLTDPVTNGAGALFDFGCYGANLSTWLMHNQRPLSVLAVTQQIKPDIYPKVDDEGTIILTYPKTQTIIQGSWNWPFGRKDMEVYGQTGYVFTVDGTKMRIRLKDDKSEQPAEATQADAPAADPFAYFAHLLHGETKPDELTSLENNMIVMEILDAARQSAKTGKVVKLN
- a CDS encoding trans-sulfuration enzyme family protein gives rise to the protein MRKQTKAIRIQAEKSQNREHSVPLYLTSSFAFESAEQGKALFDETEAGNIYSRFSNPNVTEFVDKVCMLENAEDGIATATGMAAVFASMAGLLKSGDHIVACRALFGSAHQIITQILSKWGITHTYVDASASEADWEAAIQPNADRPAARMVYLETPSNPGLELVDLEMLGRLKQKYGFILNVDNCFATPILQTPIDFGADLSVHSATKYMDGQGRVLGGIVVGRADLIQSIRFFARHTGPAMSPFNAWVLSKSLETLDLRMERHCRNALQLAEALDTHTDVERVLYPFLPSHPQYDLAKRQMSAGGAIVTIELEGGFDRVNAFFEALTIPTLSSNLGDSRTIVTNPNTTTHAKLKPDEKAALGITPGLIRISVGLEDIDDLIEDFTQAVEKSAEVVKEKV
- a CDS encoding sulfite exporter TauE/SafE family protein produces the protein MQPPIVSGAELANDSSLTAQPILNLNGLTITIQGENAPAQADAVRAAFPTANVQTSATQPLLRRRNRTEIAIYIFSALALMVVGHLLFSYFTLDRLTLLASSIDVTPQIFYFIMAGFVAQMIDGALGMAYGVTATTFLTSVGISPLFATASVHSSEIFTSGVSGYMHLKFGNVNSRLFKIVLIPGVIGAALGAFLITKLADMEVVATYLSPAISVYTAILGILILKKALAKQTKKKPVRQIGLLAWFGGFVDAIGGGGWGPIVNSTLIASGRHPRYTIGSVNLAEFFVSFASSVVFALYAGLDNYGMVILGLILGGMIAAPIAARLAQKLPVKTMMILVGIVVILVSLRKIIKFF